A region of the Yarrowia lipolytica chromosome 1C, complete sequence genome:
CCTGGCGACGTAATTTTTGACAGCTTCCACCAGCGGAAGTGTAGTTCTTAGTGCGACAAGAACGTCTTTTAATTGTATGGGACGACCATGTGTCCAAGAAACGGCACACACACAGCAtccgactacaagtagtatgATACACTAAATATGCACGGTAGCTGTGGTGGTCCATAGAACTGATGTCTGGAaaagtcttcttctgcagatTTCTACgaagtactcgtactcgcccTCGTACTCGCCCTGGTACTgacacagtatgtactactcGTAGTAGATTTCGTAATTGGTGGCGGAGCCTGTCTCCTGTCTTCTCATCTGAGACATTCTCGCACCGTCTGGAACTGTCACACCAGCATGCTTCATTGATAGCTGCTACCGGTGACGTCATTTATGTGCAGGAAAAAAATTTAGTCACATTCCATTCCATTAGGAGTGATGGCTGACAAGTGAGGATACAAAACAAAAGCGATAATGTCTTCGAAcagcacaagtacgatacccACAGATATAAATAGAATACATTGTTAATAAATAGTTTGGAATGTTTGTTAGTTGACTGTTGAGAGTCATCGTGCCAAGTCCCATACATCCAGTGCACAGAACCGCTCATGATTTTGTGAGATTGTGATTGCGGGTGTTCATCGTCCTCTATCTAACCCATTCCTCCAGGTCGCCTAGGCTCATCTCCTCGGGACATCCAAcatcctcttcatcattgATCCAGCCAAGATGACCAATACCTGCATGATGGGGCTCTTTAAGGGTGTCGTAGTATGGGTTGAAGAGTTTGGTGATATCCAGAGAGAGATCGGGGGAAGGGGCAAGAGTCTGGTCGAGCCCACGCTGCTtgggggtcacgtgggtcATGATGGGTGCCATTTTGATTTCTTCTTGttcatcctcgtcgtcctgATTAATAGGAGTGGTTGCCGCGGTGGAAGACACCTCCAGACGAGActcctcatcatcagagtcgtccagagaagagagatCATCGTCCGACGGCAGGTGGAATGAGTATCGCTGTGGGGAGGTCATGTACAGAGGAGACGAGGGGCTAGGGAAGGTAGACTGGATTGGtgaaacctcctcctcttcagcctcctcgctgtttgtgttgatCGATTCGTTAGAGgatcgtcgtcgtttgTTGGAAGTCGCATCCGCAGTGTCccgtcctccagctcgctCCCTCTTTCgctccttttccttctccctctctcGTCGCTCCcgctcaatctcctcaggctcaggACGGTCAATGATGGTGTAGATCATTCGCTTGGGGTGGTTGTCGGACAGCTTTTTTTGCACAAACGTGGAGTCTGTGTCCAATTGGCCCAATTCCAGCCGTCGGATGTAAGAATTGATGCGAGCAGCCACCAGAATCGAAGGATTAGGCGACAAATCCACAGTTGGATAATTGCTTTCGATCGAGTGGATCATTTGCTTGACCGTGAGACCATTAGTGATGTTGAGAACATCGATACAGGCCTGGGAAATGTTGTCGAGCATGGTTGTGTGATGTGTCGGAAATGGCTGGTCTGATGCTGAAATCCAAGACCAGATCGTTCTGCTTAGATATCGCTTCAAATGCCATCAGCCATTTTTTATAAAGGCGCCCTTGAGACATTTCACTTTCTTTGTCTCATGCAAATGTGGACGTTTTAGGCAACTGCACGACGCATGAATTATACAAACATTTGGTCGCTTACAACAAGGTTCAAGCTTGTTGTACTGTGTGCTGTGtgtgcaaaaaaaaggctAGGCCAGATTCAAAAGGTTCCATGAAGCCATAGAGAACCAGAGACAGTCAAAAGTATTCTCGCCATGCCACAGATAAGGATTCAGCTTTCACAATTGAGCAATATCTCTCAGAACAGCTACAATAACAGAATCAATTTCCACGTGCTCAAAGTACAATTATCATTCCCCTCAGACGTCCTAAACTTACACAAGTGTATATCATGGGCTCTTTCAGAGTTTGGGTGAGAGGAGGGATTCATGTTTTTTTAAGTCTTCATAGAATGGCCGATTTTCCAGATACAACAAATAAAAGTTGATATTAATGTGTAGTACCTCTcgaatatatataactaTTTATATCTATACTCTACCTTATCTATTGCATGTAAAATCTCTTACCTCCAATGAACCCCTCTCACTGGATAATCTGTCTATCCGATAACAGAACCCAACCTAAAAGCCTATTAATAGACAATATGGTGGTTCCTCCAGAACTTTGTTGTATGTAACTTAGTGTGGTGTGCCAGCCAGTACACACACTATGATACCGTAGACCGACTCAGGTGCGCATGTACGCACAGTAGGATAATCCCATCTTTTAGTGCAACGTTGGGCAAGCAGGATCTTTGGCCACATAAGGGTCTTCAGGTAGCATTGCGCAATGCTTGGCCTGAAGGCCAAATAATAAATTCTTGCTAAGCTCGCTCTTTTTTGCCACCTCGGGCTCCGACctgttgtgtgtgtttcGATACTCACAGGACCCATGCTCTCTCGCAATGCCCACCCAACTCAAAGATGCGCATGCACACAATTGCATCAATAGGATTGTCAGAAATTAAGCCACACGTGGGGGGGGTTCGATCGAACCGCgcactacagtatgttctGTATTGCAACAGGGGAGGGAAGAAAAGACGAAAATTGTAACAGTGCCATCAATGTTAAACTAAATAGCAACCAAACCACAGTTATGGGATATAATCTGTCATCACAAATTTATTGATACCACATGTTCAGCTATTGGGTCTAACCCAGACATTGAATCCGACCGTGCTGGCAATAGCCGGTGGGAAATATCTGCGACGAAAGAGTCGTATTCGCAGGCTTTATTTGTCGTGTCGTATTCGAAATAAAGTGACAACTTAAGCGGGGTATCATATATAATCCAGAACCGGAGTATTATTCCTCTATGTGACCAGTGGGGTCATCTAAGAGCATCAGCTGATTCCCATGACACCACTGGTTATCTAGCTGTAGCTGTAGCACGAATAGCTCTCCAGCTATCTGCTCTTTCTTCAAAGTTGCGTGTTCTAGACTAAGGCCCACTTAGACCAGGTCATAAACCAAGAAATACAGATACCCTGGCTGTTTTGTAAAAGCCTCACGATGGTAATACTCTAAATATTGACCTATTCTTCAGCCAATATGTGCAGTAGCCACTGTTCCTCGTTTCTCGACCTCCAACCACAAGTAGAGCCACCCATAATTCCTCAGAACCAAAAACCATGAGGACCGCATACGTCGCAGAGACCCGTAAGGCCAGGCCGAGAGCCAGACCCCCTATTGATAAGTACCCCTCAGTCTTCCACATGATTGCTACGCAATTAGTCCCCTCCTGGAGTCCTTCTATCGCCCTCCCCATAGAGTCATCCTGCGGGTTGAAGATGCCTTCTCTTACCCCCCACAGGTCCCATCACACTTGCAGACGACTGTGCTTCATACCTGCCAGTTAGTTGCTCCCGCCATTGGCTCGAATCCTGTTTGGTTTAGTCTACCAGCAGTAACGGGATCTTTTGCTGCGCCTCTCATCTGAAACCGTAGCTGCAAACCTGATAAACCGATCGAGTCAAGTGCGTGCACCCCGACACATATACGGTTGACTTGAGACATGCTGAAGGGAAAAACCCGTTTTCAACTTATACATACAAGGGCTATACTATACATTGAACAGGTTGCATTGAGACTGTATATAAAAAACGATCTATGGAATCCGTACAAGTCCGTCTGTCTCCTTATAAAAATCTGGAACTTGAATTGGCTTCTCACTGAGACTAACCCAAAGGGTGAGTTGAACCTTAAATAGCATTCTCTACAATGAGATTAACGACATGTCTATTTGCGTTGGGGCCGGGTAACCACCATAGGCTATTTTTATGACGCAGGAAAAGAAAATTAGGGGGAAGGCGACTGTACAGATTGAGCTCCACATCGGCTGGAGCACACAACGCTTTGAGACTAACACTGGGACTTGCGCATTCCTAAATATTATTTTCTGTCACATATACACCTTAGAACTTTCAGAACAAAAAATGTCTTTGTGGTATTTCCTACAGCTCCAGCAAATATCCACTATCTACCGTATTATACTGGTGGTAAGACCCCCAGATTTCAGAACTATCCACCGAAGGTTCCAATGAGACAAAACGCTGAGCCAAACTGGGGAGACAAGGTTGTT
Encoded here:
- a CDS encoding uncharacterized protein (Compare to YALI0C15092g, some similarities with uniprot|P41913 Saccharomyces cerevisiae YOR355W GDS1 protein), which translates into the protein MLDNISQACIDVLNITNGLTVKQMIHSIESNYPTVDLSPNPSILVAARINSYIRRLELGQLDTDSTFVQKKLSDNHPKRMIYTIIDRPEPEEIERERREREKEKERKRERAGGRDTADATSNKRRRSSNESINTNSEEAEEEEVSPIQSTFPSPSSPLYMTSPQRYSFHLPSDDDLSSLDDSDDEESRLEVSSTAATTPINQDDEDEQEEIKMAPIMTHVTPKQRGLDQTLAPSPDLSLDITKLFNPYYDTLKEPHHAGIGHLGWINDEEDVGCPEEMSLGDLEEWVR